A single window of Oerskovia paurometabola DNA harbors:
- a CDS encoding DUF3375 domain-containing protein, whose product MQHDDIDALRRTPAWRLLRSDNAPLALSFLGTVFVEQNVRSIGEAELVSLLDDALYAIDGPVPARVQPRPVTEGDEPATGSDVVGQEGADAEGQAAAGARRYPRSPKAYLDHWSAPEQGWLRKFYPTGSEEAHYDATPAVEKAVSWVSALRERSFVGTESRLNTVFELLRQLTVGTESDADARLRELEARRARIDEEIERVRAGQLSLLDAAAQRDRYQQLTGTAADLLADFREVEANFRTLDREMRERITGWDGAKGDLLDAVVGSRSAIADSDQGRSFHAFYDFLLDRQRQEEFAELVEKVQALPALEEQVGDDGEASPGVTGRAAGRRLRRIHYDWLDAGERTQSTVRVLSEQLRRFLDDQVWLENRRVIDVLRSIESRALALRDTPDRLRLGADETGPLATTMDATSVDVHLPTERPLYRPQHQEPLASEGVTAGVADFDASALFTQVHVDPERLSRTVRDALRRRGQVSLAQLVEENPLEQGLAELVTYLSLDDPRFAVVHDPAHIDEVRWVVDVADDPVPGGLGGAPVGEGETTEATAAEAVPAVDEDGFPVRPAGPRVRVARVPRVTFARTGAKDLAGAVARSLAQAPPAAPDQQSAPPSPPSDQPSPQEGTP is encoded by the coding sequence GTGCAGCACGACGACATCGACGCCCTGCGGCGCACCCCCGCCTGGCGCCTCCTGCGCTCGGACAACGCGCCGCTCGCACTGAGCTTCCTCGGCACGGTCTTCGTCGAGCAGAACGTCCGCTCGATCGGTGAGGCCGAGCTGGTCTCCCTCCTGGACGACGCGCTGTACGCGATCGACGGGCCCGTCCCTGCCCGCGTGCAGCCCCGGCCCGTGACCGAGGGTGACGAGCCCGCGACGGGGAGCGACGTCGTCGGGCAGGAGGGGGCGGACGCCGAAGGGCAGGCCGCGGCTGGGGCGCGCCGGTACCCGCGCTCGCCCAAGGCGTACCTCGACCACTGGTCCGCACCCGAGCAGGGCTGGCTGCGCAAGTTCTACCCGACGGGTTCGGAGGAGGCGCACTACGACGCGACCCCGGCCGTCGAGAAGGCCGTCTCGTGGGTCTCCGCGCTGCGCGAGCGGAGCTTCGTGGGTACGGAGTCGCGCCTCAACACGGTCTTCGAGCTGTTGCGCCAGCTCACGGTCGGCACCGAGTCCGACGCCGACGCGCGCCTGCGCGAGCTCGAGGCGCGGCGGGCACGGATCGACGAGGAGATCGAGCGCGTGCGCGCGGGCCAGCTCTCGCTGCTCGACGCCGCGGCCCAGCGCGACCGGTACCAGCAGCTCACGGGCACGGCCGCGGACCTGCTCGCGGACTTCCGCGAGGTCGAGGCGAACTTCCGGACCCTCGATCGCGAGATGCGCGAGCGCATCACGGGCTGGGACGGCGCCAAGGGCGACCTGCTGGACGCCGTCGTCGGGAGCAGGTCCGCGATCGCGGACTCGGACCAGGGGCGCAGCTTCCACGCGTTCTACGACTTCCTCCTGGACCGCCAGCGGCAGGAGGAGTTCGCCGAGCTCGTCGAGAAGGTCCAGGCGCTGCCCGCGCTCGAGGAGCAGGTCGGGGACGACGGCGAGGCCTCTCCCGGCGTCACGGGTCGTGCGGCCGGACGCCGCCTGCGCCGCATCCACTACGACTGGCTCGACGCGGGCGAGCGCACGCAGTCGACCGTGCGCGTCCTGTCCGAGCAGCTCCGCCGCTTCCTCGACGACCAGGTGTGGCTCGAGAACCGGCGCGTCATCGACGTGCTGCGCAGCATCGAGTCGCGCGCCCTCGCGCTGCGCGACACACCGGACCGCCTGCGGCTCGGTGCGGACGAGACCGGGCCGCTCGCGACGACCATGGACGCGACCTCGGTCGACGTGCACCTGCCGACCGAACGCCCCCTCTATCGGCCCCAGCACCAGGAGCCGCTCGCGAGCGAGGGCGTGACCGCGGGCGTCGCCGACTTCGACGCATCGGCCCTGTTCACCCAGGTCCACGTCGACCCCGAGCGTCTGAGCCGCACCGTCCGTGACGCGCTGCGCCGTCGGGGCCAGGTCTCGCTCGCGCAGCTCGTCGAGGAGAACCCGCTCGAGCAGGGGCTCGCGGAGCTCGTGACGTACCTGTCGCTCGACGACCCGCGCTTCGCCGTCGTGCACGACCCTGCGCACATCGACGAGGTGCGGTGGGTCGTCGACGTCGCCGACGACCCGGTGCCGGGCGGCCTCGGCGGGGCGCCCGTCGGCGAGGGCGAGACCACCGAGGCAACGGCCGCCGAGGCCGTCCCGGCCGTGGACGAGGACGGGTTCCCGGTGCGACCCGCCGGGCCGCGCGTGCGCGTCGCCCGCGTCCCGCGCGTCACGTTCGCCCGGACGGGGGCCAAGGACCTCGCGGGCGCGGTCGCCCGCTCGCTCGCGCAGGCGCCGCCCGCCGCACCCGACCAGCAGTCCGCCCCGCCCAGCCCGCCGTCCGACCAGCCGTCTCCCCAGGAGGGAACCCCGTGA
- a CDS encoding DUF4194 domain-containing protein, which yields MSQQPVRTERPGQTGGPSPELSLVVTSLVKGVVYREAGTRTWRDLLALEAQARDFVATLGLEIVIDESEGYAYLRAQPEDEHDGTFIPRLVARRELSFDVSLLLALLRKRLAQFDSEGGDTRLVLTRDEIVDLVKVFLPGSSNEARARDRVEANVRRVVELGFLRPVPDTPDTYEVRRILKAFVDGQWLADFDARLAEYAAELASRDGGALLPDGGAPVGAPTMRMLGTEPGTGTTHEEA from the coding sequence GTGAGCCAGCAGCCCGTCCGGACCGAACGTCCCGGGCAGACCGGTGGGCCCAGCCCCGAGCTCTCGCTCGTCGTGACCTCGCTCGTGAAGGGCGTCGTCTACCGCGAGGCCGGCACGCGCACGTGGCGCGACCTGCTCGCGCTCGAGGCGCAGGCGCGGGACTTCGTCGCGACGCTGGGCCTGGAGATCGTGATCGACGAGTCCGAGGGGTACGCGTACCTGCGCGCGCAGCCCGAGGACGAGCACGACGGCACCTTCATCCCGCGCCTCGTCGCGCGCCGCGAGCTGTCGTTCGACGTGAGCCTGCTGCTCGCGCTGCTGCGCAAGCGCCTCGCGCAGTTCGACTCCGAGGGCGGTGACACGCGCCTGGTCCTGACGCGCGACGAGATCGTGGACCTCGTCAAGGTCTTCCTGCCCGGGTCCAGCAACGAGGCCCGCGCGCGCGACCGTGTCGAGGCCAACGTGCGCCGCGTGGTCGAGCTCGGCTTCCTGCGACCGGTGCCCGACACCCCGGACACGTACGAGGTGCGGCGCATCCTCAAGGCGTTCGTCGACGGACAGTGGCTCGCCGACTTCGACGCGCGCCTCGCGGAGTACGCGGCTGAGCTCGCGTCGCGCGACGGGGGAGCGCTCCTGCCCGACGGCGGAGCACCCGTGGGTGCGCCGACCATGCGCATGCTCGGCACCGAGCCCGGCACCGGCACCACCCACGAGGAGGCCTGA
- a CDS encoding ATP-binding protein codes for MAEALFSAVELHDAAADLDQRSGYRLERLEVLNWGTFDKYAWSFELEGRNALLTGDIGSGKSTIVDAITTLLLPANRISYNKAAGADTRERTLRSYVAGHYKSERNEVTGASRHVGLRRGHTYSVILGEFANRGFDSRAVLAQVFWLKDGAQGQPERFYVTSTSPMTIADDFAGFDGDINVLRRRLRESGAQIRDHFPEYGRDFRRLLGIESEQAMELFHQTVSMKSVGDLNEFVREHMLEPFDAARWTEKLVAHFDDLTSAHDAVVKARAQIDQLAPLLADADAYDAAGEQVRTLSAQREALRGFTAGRRVEALDARIGELEASIAARADGLDRLKEELALLDAERQRLEVERAGHGGDRLAQIEGEVARREVERAERRAKADEYARYLAAAGLETVASRDEFTALRERAADLQSDAQDALGEIEGRAGEVAAELRAVEAEAREINAELRSLADRESNLPRASLDLRARLCSDVGLTDADLPFAGELVGVRAEHAEWEGAAERVLRGFALSLLVPAQHYDAVSAWINAHDLRSKLVYHRVPAPAGGRSGKGRGAVGTPASRDDGPLLADLLEVKDGDLATWLSDELERRADYVCADTLADFQRVPRAVTREGQVKHSASHHEKDDRRAVRDRSGYVLGWSNQAKIDALLEEATDVATRRTALEERRDEVGREKNAAISRSGALNRLDVFREWRELDWEEPVRAIAELHEEKRRIEGASTELSRIADQLRDLARRAAGIASERDALLSAAGADKHALDSARAQRDRSARVLTEQGPLDAELVDELARMFDAEADAQATAQGGAPGDVEPDAVESALRTRLTSRVEEAQARQGQLGTRIAAQMTAFRAAYPVETTELDNDVRSAPEYRALHERLTRDDLPRFEVDFKTYLNTNTIRDIAGFHAELSKQADLIRERVEIINDSLRAIDYNPGRYIRLEMAPTPNTEVREFRADLRACTDGALGLDLEGRRDEDTGEETVAYYSEERFLRVKAIVERFRGREGQAEADEAWKRRVTDVRSWFVLSASERSREDDVEHEHYSDSGGKSGGQKEKLAYTILAASLAYQFKLDWGAVRSKAFRFVVIDEAFGRGSDESTRFALELFKSLGLQLLIVTPLQKIHVIEPYISAVGYVDNPTGRNSRLRTLTIEEYQQEKEAHAAL; via the coding sequence ATGGCCGAGGCACTGTTCAGCGCGGTCGAGCTGCACGACGCGGCGGCGGACCTGGACCAGCGGTCGGGCTACCGCCTCGAACGCCTCGAGGTCCTCAACTGGGGCACGTTCGACAAGTACGCGTGGAGCTTCGAGCTCGAAGGGCGCAACGCGCTGCTCACGGGGGACATCGGCTCGGGCAAGTCGACCATCGTCGACGCCATCACGACGCTGCTGCTCCCCGCGAACCGCATCAGCTACAACAAGGCCGCGGGCGCCGACACGCGCGAGCGCACGCTGCGCTCCTACGTCGCGGGGCACTACAAGTCCGAGCGCAACGAGGTCACCGGCGCCTCCCGGCACGTGGGCCTGCGCCGCGGCCACACCTACTCGGTCATCCTGGGCGAGTTCGCCAACCGCGGCTTCGACTCGCGCGCCGTGCTGGCCCAGGTGTTCTGGCTCAAGGACGGCGCGCAGGGCCAGCCCGAGCGCTTCTACGTCACGAGCACCTCGCCCATGACGATCGCCGACGACTTCGCGGGCTTCGACGGGGACATCAACGTCCTGCGCCGCCGCCTGCGCGAGTCCGGCGCGCAGATCCGCGACCACTTCCCGGAGTACGGGCGCGACTTCCGCCGCCTGCTCGGCATCGAGTCCGAGCAGGCCATGGAGCTGTTCCACCAGACGGTGTCGATGAAGTCGGTCGGCGACCTCAACGAGTTCGTGCGCGAGCACATGCTCGAGCCGTTCGACGCGGCCCGCTGGACCGAGAAGCTCGTCGCGCACTTCGACGACCTCACGAGCGCGCACGACGCCGTCGTCAAGGCCCGTGCGCAGATCGACCAGCTCGCCCCCCTGCTCGCCGACGCCGACGCGTACGACGCCGCGGGGGAGCAGGTGCGGACCCTGTCCGCGCAGCGCGAGGCCCTGCGGGGCTTCACCGCAGGCCGCCGGGTCGAGGCACTCGACGCGCGCATCGGCGAGCTCGAGGCGTCGATCGCGGCCCGCGCCGACGGGCTCGACCGGCTCAAGGAGGAGCTCGCGCTGCTCGACGCCGAGCGCCAGCGCCTCGAGGTCGAGCGCGCCGGGCACGGCGGAGACCGCCTCGCGCAGATCGAGGGCGAGGTCGCCCGCCGCGAGGTCGAACGCGCCGAGCGCCGCGCCAAGGCCGACGAGTACGCGCGCTACCTCGCCGCGGCGGGCCTGGAGACCGTGGCGTCACGCGACGAGTTCACGGCCCTGCGCGAGCGCGCTGCCGACCTCCAGTCGGACGCGCAGGACGCCCTCGGCGAGATCGAGGGACGGGCCGGGGAGGTCGCGGCCGAGCTGCGCGCGGTCGAGGCCGAGGCCCGCGAGATCAACGCCGAGCTGAGGTCCCTGGCCGACCGCGAGTCCAACCTGCCCCGCGCGAGCCTGGACCTGCGTGCCCGCCTGTGCTCCGACGTCGGGCTCACGGACGCCGACCTGCCCTTCGCAGGGGAGCTCGTCGGCGTGCGTGCCGAGCACGCCGAGTGGGAGGGGGCCGCCGAGCGTGTGCTGCGCGGCTTCGCGCTCTCGCTCCTCGTGCCCGCCCAGCACTACGACGCCGTCTCGGCATGGATCAACGCGCACGACCTGCGGTCAAAGCTCGTCTACCACCGGGTGCCCGCGCCCGCCGGCGGCCGCTCGGGGAAGGGACGCGGCGCCGTCGGGACACCTGCGAGCCGGGACGACGGGCCGCTCCTCGCGGACCTGCTCGAGGTCAAGGACGGCGACCTCGCGACCTGGCTGAGCGACGAGCTCGAACGCCGCGCGGACTACGTGTGCGCCGACACGCTCGCCGACTTCCAGCGTGTGCCGCGCGCCGTGACGCGCGAGGGCCAGGTCAAGCACTCGGCGAGCCACCACGAGAAGGACGACCGTCGTGCCGTCCGCGACCGCAGCGGCTACGTCCTCGGCTGGAGCAACCAGGCCAAGATCGACGCGCTGCTCGAGGAGGCCACCGACGTCGCGACGCGGCGCACGGCCCTCGAGGAGCGCCGCGACGAGGTCGGGCGCGAGAAGAACGCGGCGATCTCACGCTCGGGCGCGCTCAACCGGCTCGACGTGTTCCGCGAGTGGCGCGAGCTCGACTGGGAGGAGCCCGTGCGCGCGATCGCCGAGCTCCACGAGGAGAAGCGCCGCATCGAGGGCGCGTCGACCGAGCTCAGCCGCATCGCCGACCAGCTCCGCGACCTCGCACGCCGGGCCGCGGGCATCGCGTCCGAGCGCGACGCGCTGCTCTCCGCGGCCGGTGCCGACAAGCACGCGCTCGACAGCGCCCGCGCGCAGCGCGACCGGTCGGCACGCGTCCTGACCGAGCAGGGACCGCTCGACGCGGAGCTCGTCGACGAGCTCGCCCGGATGTTCGACGCCGAGGCCGACGCCCAGGCCACCGCTCAGGGTGGCGCGCCGGGCGACGTCGAGCCCGACGCGGTCGAGAGCGCGCTGCGCACCCGGCTCACGAGCCGGGTCGAGGAGGCGCAGGCTCGCCAGGGCCAGCTCGGGACACGCATCGCCGCGCAGATGACGGCGTTCCGCGCCGCGTACCCGGTCGAGACGACCGAGCTCGACAACGACGTGCGCTCCGCCCCCGAGTACCGGGCGCTGCACGAGCGGCTCACGCGCGACGACCTGCCGCGCTTCGAGGTCGACTTCAAGACGTACCTCAACACCAACACGATCCGCGACATCGCGGGCTTCCACGCCGAGCTGTCCAAGCAGGCAGACCTCATCCGCGAGCGCGTCGAGATCATCAACGACTCGCTGCGCGCGATCGACTACAACCCCGGCCGGTACATCCGCCTCGAGATGGCGCCCACGCCCAACACCGAGGTGCGCGAGTTCCGGGCGGACCTGCGGGCGTGCACCGACGGCGCCCTGGGGCTCGACCTCGAGGGGCGTCGCGACGAGGACACGGGCGAGGAGACCGTCGCGTACTACTCGGAGGAGCGGTTCCTGCGGGTCAAGGCGATCGTCGAGCGCTTCCGGGGCCGCGAGGGGCAGGCCGAGGCGGACGAGGCGTGGAAGCGTCGCGTGACCGACGTGCGGAGCTGGTTCGTGCTGTCCGCGTCGGAGCGCTCGCGCGAGGACGACGTCGAGCACGAGCACTACTCCGACTCGGGCGGCAAGTCCGGCGGTCAGAAGGAGAAGCTCGCCTACACGATCCTCGCGGCCTCGCTCGCGTACCAGTTCAAGCTCGACTGGGGCGCGGTGCGGTCCAAGGCGTTCCGGTTCGTCGTGATCGACGAGGCGTTCGGCCGCGGGTCGGACGAGTCGACGCGGTTCGCGCTCGAGCTCTTCAAGAGCCTGGGCCTCCAGCTCCTCATCGTGACGCCGCTGCAGAAGATCCACGTGATCGAGCCGTACATCTCGGCCGTGGGCTACGTCGACAACCCGACGGGCCGCAACTCGCGCTTGCGGACGCTGACGATCGAGGAGTACCAGCAGGAGAAGGAGGCCCACGCGGCCCTCTGA